A region from the Triticum aestivum cultivar Chinese Spring chromosome 3D, IWGSC CS RefSeq v2.1, whole genome shotgun sequence genome encodes:
- the LOC123078228 gene encoding uncharacterized protein isoform X2, which translates to MMREKVVTNRRYSSSGVTWHKGMLVDKIHPHTMSIFLDKSPNHLSGDLDLSWPATPLVLDEDNEVPAPVVPLPSPPPVATPMVASPARRRSARLAGIEPSEYVSIIQKATQRMRVLKEGKIFAGGKALLPVQLIDLAPEVSSPLPRQDVLELAAACDVPASALLDDTACV; encoded by the exons ATGATGAGG GAGAAGGTGGTGACCAATAGGAGATATTCGAGCTCAGGAGTAACATGGCACAAAGGGATGTTGGTTGATAAGATTCATCCACATACCATGTCAATATTCTTGGACAA GTCTCCGAACCATCTAAGCGGCGATCTCGACCTCTCCTGGCCCGCCACCCctctggtgctggacgaagacaaCGAGGTCCCTGCTCCCGTGGTGCCGCTGCCTTCTCCTCCGCCCGTCGCCACCCCTATGGTGGCCTcccccgcccgccgccggagcGCCCGCCTTGCCGGGATCGAGCCTTCGGAGTACGTCTCCATCATCCAGAAGGCCACTCAGCGCATGCGTGTCTTGAAGGAAGGAAAGATTTTTGCTGGTGGAAAGGCGCTCCTCCCAGTTCAGCTCATCGACTTGGCGCCCGAGGTCTCCTCGCCCCTCCCTCGGCAGGACGTGCTGGAGCTTGCCGCTGCCTGTGACGTGCCTGCCTCGGCTCTCCTTGATGACACCGCATGTGTCTAA
- the LOC123078228 gene encoding uncharacterized protein isoform X1: MYLFVGGPVRPCFVMFSLPFIASMNLKTRFISWNVRGLGRNKKCTDVKAALFGLDPSFICLQETKLDDISTFKASSFLPTRLKSFHFLPSNGSAGGILTAWNDQDYSCTSVTALKFSLTLHFSARASNDDFSISNIYGPCVSLEKQAFVDELLLLGSFVTGPWALLGDFNFTLKPNERSNDNFNHFEALLFSSSLNRLNLQELPLLDRLFTWSNQQDSPTLVRLDRAFVNTAWSFLLPDSTLTSACRSTSDHVLLVLIAASKVPTPSIFRFNNDLLHLQPFMNIILQNWNSVVPSTHLGHLCLKLKRVRAAAKAWAKQARSPLVITKNCHTVITFLDKIEEFRSLSSLECSLRTQVSLSLHRHNALAAVYWRQRAKNQGLCAR; encoded by the coding sequence ATGTATCTGTTTGTAGGTGGCCCTGTCCGGCCATGTTTCGTTATGTTTTCGTTGCCCTTTATAGCTTCCATGAATCTTAAAACTCGTTTCATCTCTTGGAATGTTCGTGGTCTCGGTAGAAACAAAAAATGTACTGACGTCAAAGCTGCTCTCTTCGGCCTCGACCCCTCTTTTATTTGCTTGCAAGAAACAAAGCTTGATGATATCTCTACTTTCAAAGCCAGCTCCTTCTTACCCACTAGGTTGAAATCATTCCATTTCTTGCCTTCAAATGGTTCTGCTGGAGGAATACTAACAGCTTGGAACGATCAAGACTACTCCTGCACTTCTGTCACTGCTCTTAAGTTCTCCTTAACCTTACACTTCTCGGCCAGAGCTAGCAACGATGATTTCTCTATCTCTAACATTTATGGTCCTTGCGTCAGCCTTGAGAAGCAAGCGTTTGTTGACGAACTTCTTCTCTTAGGCTCCTTTGTAACCGGCCCCTGGGCTCTTTTAGGCGATTTCAACTTTACTCTAAAGCCAAACGAGCGCTCGAATGACAACTTTAACCATTTCGAAGCCTTGCTCTTCTCGTCTAGCTTAAACCGTCTTAATCTTCAGGAGCTTCCCCTTCTCGATAGGCTATTTACTTGGTCTAACCAACAAGACTCCCCGACTTTGGTGCGCTTGGATAGGGCTTTTGTCAACACAGCTTGGAGTTTCCTCCTCCCGGACTCCACACTCACGTCCGCTTGCCGGTCAACTTCTGATCATGTGCTGCTTGTTCTCATTGCTGCGTCCAAAGTTCCCACGCCTTCGATCTTTCGGTTCAACAACGACCTTCTGCACTTACAACCTTTCATGAACATCATTTTGCAAAATTGGAATAGTGTTGTCCCATCTACCCACTTGGGCCACTTATGTCTCAAACTTAAGAGAGTGCGCGCAGCTGCTAAGGCCTGGGCCAAGCAAGCTAGATCTCCTCTTGTGATCACTAAAAACTGCCACACGGTCATCACCTTCCTAGACAAAATAGAAGAATTCCGCTCGCTCTCCTCCTTAGAATGCTCTCTTCGCACGCAGGTTTCTCTGTCCCTTCACCGGCACAACGCCCTAGCTGCTGTTTACTGGCGGCAACGGGCTAAAAATCAAGGACTGTGTGCTCGGTGA